A stretch of DNA from Nitrospira sp. KM1:
CAAGCATCACATTGAGTCTTGACCTGACATCGAACTCCTGACCACGACTTCGGGCCGCATCACTCAGAGCTTGAATGTGGCGAGGACCTCGCCGCATCTCCTGCCAGTGACTCAATGGGTAGGTTTCATTGACACTCGAGTTGACGACAAGGATGAGATTTGTGCCATATAGTATGACAAATATACATGCACCGGCCAATGCGGCATTGACACGATGTTCCGGGGCAGCCAAGAGTATTCCGCCGCACACAAGCGGTACGATGAGGAAAAAATTGTAGTGATTACTCCACCCATAAGTCAGAGACAAGCAGGTGAATAACATTATCCCGCCGATCCCTCCGGTTTTCAAAATGGAATCGGCCGCTTGCAAGATGGTTTTTTCTATGAGGATTCGAGAGGCACTTTGACCACTGGAACTCAGCATGATTTCGTGATGACCTTTACGTTATGTATGCAGGAGGATTATTGAAATGGAAGTACTTGCCGGTGCAGGCGATACTGTGCAGGTTGCACGAGGCTATTAGGAAAAATCCAGAAATACCTTTAAGCCCATCACCACCTTATGAAGTGAGCATGCCCAATTCATTTTTTCAATCTGAAATCAGTGGAGCATCTCCAAACAGTTTTTCAACAGCCTGCCAGGGGATCATCGTGCAGTATAATCCTCAAAACCCAGGACTACAATCAGCATGTATGACTCTTTGCAGATCGATCCCCAATTCGCAATATTCTTTTGCCATCAGTACATCTTCTTCTTAGCTCACGATCTTTACTGTAATAGTTGCGGTGAGGTCTTCTTGTCAGCAATCAAGGGAGCCACCTGTGCGGCCAACCCTTCCATGGCTTGGTCTGTCGCATGTTCATTCAGGTGAGCATCCCAAGGACCTACCCGCTGGTCCTCCAAATAGATAGGAACAGCAAATTGGCGGAAACCAGCGTTGACATACTCCATATTCTCCTCCCGCTGCCTTCGAGAGGCGCGATAGTAGCGGCCCGAAAACTCGTAAATATCATCCTCTTGACTCACCAGTGCGGCATCATCATACATAGGCCTGAACAATGCGAATACTGCATGATGTGCGGATGCTTCCTCCGACATCAACCGCAATAAGCTACGCGTCAAATCCAAGCCGTATTGCATTCGCTGACTTCGTGGAGAAAAGTAAATTGCCAGATGGCTTTTTTCGCTCAGGAGATTTTCATCCTTCAGCAAGCCCTGCTTCCGCAAGTTTTCCCACTTTTGATTGGCTTGACCGCCTGATACGTTTAGCGGTTGATACGAAGCCGGCAACCAATCTTCCCAATCAGAATCGGGCTCGGCAGGTGCCATCCTCGCTCTTGCAAGAGCGCCTAATCGGAAAGACGGAATGGGCAATTGTCCTCCGATACGTTCATCGGGCCATTGCAGAGTGCCGTCGGACAGAATGAACGTAGGTTTTCTCGTTCCGTTTGCAGGCATGTGGGTGGGGAAAATATTGTTCCAGATATCATTGCTCGGAGTTTGCCAAAGAATGAGCATATCCGCTCTGAACTTTTGAAAGTACTCTCGAATAGCCAACAATTCTTGATCATTCCCGTACCCCGAAGCGCCGAGCGTAAAGACTTTGACTTTCTTGCCATACTTAGTCGCGAGATAGTGCTCGAGCCTTCGTTCCGGCATCCATCCGAACGCGCAGCAGGCAGACGCTTCAACCTGAGAATCACCGACTAAAAGAATGACGGTATCGTCACTCTCGTACTTGATTGGACGTCCGCGGAATCCCAGTTGATTTCCTTCCAGAGGCTTGAGAGTGGATCGCCAACCTGAAACGGCAGGGCTCGGAAATCCTGCAAGATGGAGTGCGAGTTCAATAGTTCCAATAGAGAGCGCGGCTAACAGAACGATAGCAAGAGTGGCTGCAAACCTGCGAACCGGAACGTGCCGCATCTAGAATAACCGTCTTGAATCATTCATGCGCTTATTCAAAGTGGGCCGACCATCTCGTTCGAATTTATGGCGAGTCTGCTAATCGAGCTCAAACTCTTTCTTCCAATCCGTATCTCCTTCCAATGGTTTCTGATCCTTCTTATACAGCACACAATTCTCGAGCACGAGAACGTCCATTTCGGTCCGCATGAAACATCGGAACGCATCTTCCGGGGTACAGACAATCGGTTCTCCGCGCACATTGAATGATGTGTTCACCAAAACGGCATACCCGGTTTTGGCTTCGAATGCTTTCAGCAGTTCATAGTAGCGTGGGTTCGTTTCCTGATGTATGGTCTGAACACGTGCAGAGTAGTCCAAGTGTGTGACGGCAGGAATATCCGATCGCGGCACGTTGAGGAGTTCAATGCCCCACAACCCCTTTTGGGCCGCCGACATTGGGCGGCGACGCTTTTCCTGCACCGGCGCGACGATCAGCATGTAGGGGCTGTCTGAATGGAGGTCGAAATAGTCCGATACCTTTTCACGCAGCACTGACGGCGCAAAGGGCCTGAATGATTCTCGGTACTTGATCTTCAGATTCATGATCGACTGCATCTTTGCACTTCGGGCGTCACCGAGAATGCTTCGTCCGCCAAGAGCCCGAGGACCGAACTCCATCCGTCCCTGCAACCAACCGACGACTTTTTCTTCGGCGAGGTCCTGCGCGACCTTCGTGGCGAGCCCTTGGTCGTCCAGGCGAATGTATGGAATGTCTTGGCCCTTTAAGTATTGTTCTATTTCATCGTTCGTGAAGGAAGGTCCGAGGTATGATCCCCTCATCCTGTCATGCCGGCCGTCCGAAACCCTGGGTTTTCCTTCAAGCTGATGCCATACGGTCAGTGCAGCTCCCAGTGCTCCGCCTGCATCTCCCGCCGCCGGTTGAATCCATAACCCCTTAAAAGGTCCCTCGCGGAGTACCCGTCCGTTGCCGACACAATTGAGTGCGACTCCGCCTGCTAAACACAGATTCTCCACTCCCGTTTCCCGGTGAAGGGTGCGTGCCAAACGCAGCATCACCTCCTCCGTCACTTCCTGAACCGACCTGGCGAGATCCATCTCGCGTTGAGTGAGCTTGGACTCGGCCTTTCGGGGAGGCCCACCAAACACGTCGTCGAACTTTCTGCCGGTCATGGTAAGGCCGGTGCAATAGTTGAAATATTCCATGTTGAGCCGAAACGTGCCGTCTGGTTTCACGTCGATCAGATGCTCGTAAATCGCTTTCACGTATTTCGGTTCGCCATAGGGCGCGAGGCCCATCACTTTATATTCGCCCGAATTGACCTTGAAGCCCGTGTAATAGGTAAACGCCGAATACAGCAATCCCAGGGAGTGAGGGAATGGAATGTCCCACAGCGGGACGAGGCGGTTCCCGTCTCCCCGCCATGCCGACGTCGTGGCCCATTCGCCGACTCCATCCATGCACAACACGACTGCGGATTCATACGGCGAAGCAAAGAAGGCCGAAGCGGCATGAGACTCATGATGTTCCGAAAATAGGAGCGGGGGCAATTCGGTTTTTTTCATTCCGTCTCCGTGAACGAGAAACTCCTTCACGAGGAGACTCTTCAGTAGCAACTTTTCTTTCATCCAGACGGGCATGGCCGCTAAGAACGACTGGATCCCCTTAGGGGCAAAGCCCAAATATGTTTCCAAGAGACGTTCGAATTTGATCAGCGGCTTATCGTAGAAGACGAGATGGTCGACGTCTCGCAGCCGAATTCCTCCTGCCTGGAGACAATATTCGACGGCCCGGTGCGGGAACCCGGGGTCGTGCTTCTTCCGGGTGAAGCGCTCCTCCTGCGCTGCCGCGATGATCTCACCATCACGAACCAGGCAGGCGGCACTATCATGGTAATAGGCAGAGATCCCGATGATATTCATGGTCACCTTTCTCCTTCTCAGAAGACTTTCCGCGGCGGCCGCCCTCATGCTGCTTCAAGCAGGTCTTTAAACACTCCTTCGTATCGAAGCACGAGTCTATTGTAATCGTACTCGGTCTCCACGGTGCTCAACCCATTCTTTGCAAGTCGAGACTGCAGCTCCGGATCACGAAGCACACGGCGGATGGTATCAGCCAACGCCACGCTGTTGCACGGCTCTACCAAGACGCCCGTCTGGCCGTCCGTGACAAATTCCGGGATCCCTCCGACCCGCGTCGCCACAATGGCCTTTTCAAAGGTCATGGCTTCGAGTAACACGATGCCGAACGGTTCGGACCGGGAAGGAAGCACAAACAACTCACAATGACGAAACAGGGCGGGAATATCTTTGCTGGACACATCACCAAGAAATACCACGTGATCATCAACCCCCAGATGTCGCGACATGCTCTTCAATTTAGTCTCTTCGGGCCCGTCGCCTGCGATGACAAACCGATGGCCTTGCAGTTCTTCCCTTAGAATACGCACCGCTTCCAGGAGCACATCAATTCCTTTCCGATCATAAAGCTTGGCAACTGTCAGCACATACGGCCGCAAACTTGTAACATCCGCCGTTGGAGCCTTCGAGGCTTGAGTCCGGATGCGCTCGCATTCCACTCCATATGGCAAGTAACCCCTATTGGGCGGCAGCTCTCCGAGTATCTGTTCCGCCTGCCTCAGTAAACTCGACGAGTGCGCCAGAACCTGATCCCCGTCTCTGATCACTTGCCGTACGATTTTCTGATCCAGACCGGACAAGACATGCAATGACAGCACGTCATCTCCATGAAGTCCGACAAGTAGCTTCAGATTCATAACCCTTTTCAAGATACTGAAATACCACATGAACGGCAGTGGGTATTCCAAACAGACCAACTGTATCTTCTGTTTCTGCAGAAAACGAGCAAGACGAAACATTGTCGGGATAAAATAGAGCATGCTCGCCAGCAATCCCTTGAGCGGGGCTTCGGGGATCCAGATGCCTCTCATATACAGCTCGAAGACATGTTCATCATGAACTTGATGACAATTTACAATGGAATCCGATTCGCCGGCGCGCAGAACAATCACATGGTGTCCCCGTCGCCCGAGGAACCGTCTCAGATCCTCGATGTAGGTAGCGACACCTCCCGTTTGAGGAGTAAAGAAAGGTGTGACGATCAAAATGTTCATCGTGTTATCTGCCAATTCACTGGAACGTCAGTCGCCGGCGGATCACTCTACCGTCCCGGTTCCGATCACCGGTTTTCCCGAACTCATTTGAATGCACATAGTATAGATACACTTCTCGCCCGCTGCGGCGCGGTTGGTTTTCCGTCCCGGCAAGCGTGACATACATTTCATGTCCGGGATCGTCCACGATTTTATGAAAGTGTGTCCACTGCAGCGCGTCTTCTGATTCTGCCCAATACAGGTCGGAGTTCGGCCAGGGTTCCCCGATGAACACCGCTATATATTTTCGGATATATTCATTGTAGGAGATGTCGCCGAGCAGGAAGGATTCTCCCCGCTGTTCGATCAATGTGCTCGACTTCCCGCCGATGCCCGGTTCCGACCAGTGGCCTTCAAAGTACTTCTTCCAATCGGAAACTGTGCGATGTTCGGTGGCCGCCTGCAAGACATCGACAATCCGAGCTCTGGCGACCCCGTGATTGACAGGCCTGTTTACTCCCGATTCATCAAGCAAATCCGCAAAGTAGAGATAAAAGTATTCTCCGACGACAGCATACGCGCCCCAACCGATGTCCCAACTGGACCGCCGAATTTGATAAAAATGGGCGGTTCGTGGCAGATGAGGAGTGACAATCGCTCCCAGATCAATCCAAGTCTGCCCCTCGTCCAATGAGCGGGCGATTCCTATTTCGCTGTAAAAGGGAAGATAGTTGGGGGGAACGATGTAGAATTCAGCGTGATAAAACATGAGAAGACAGCCTGTCTTCTCGTCACGATAGATCGGCCCGCCGGCCACATAGTCATAAGGTTTTTTTAATTCTTGAATCTCTAATTTCCGCACTCCATCGGATATTGGATTATCCAACGTTCCTATGGCCGAAACAGGATATCCGGCCGAAGCTGCGTAGAACTTATACTTTGCGCCATCTTTGACTATACCCATGGTTCCGTCCGGCCAGGAATATGGACGCTTCTCAGCTGTGAGCACGACTTCCGCCGGACCTATTTGCAAAGACGGACCTGCATCTTTTTCCCGCTGGAGGTGCCCACACGCATTCAGGCCGATTAGTTCGACCAGCACGACGGCACCTATAACAATTCCAATGCATCTCATGTAACCAGGATCAATCCTTTTGAACAGTACCAGAAGCGAGCAATTTTTCAATTCCGCTTTCGTAGCAGTCAATCGTCCGCTTCCAGGTCCACTCCCGCTTCACATATTCCGATGCTTCCAGCCCTTGCCGATCTCGTTCATCCCGTTGCCCAACCAGCAGATCAATGGCTAAAGCCAATTCGGCGGGGTCCCGATCGACGAGAATGCCGGTCCGCCCATCGACGACGGATTCACGAACTCCACCTTCTTTAATCCCTATGACTGGAGTTCCACAGGCCATCGCCTCCAACGCCACTAACCCAAAGGGTTCCATAATGGGAACAAATACAAGCGCCAACGCCCGATTATAGACGGAAACAAGCTGCTCTTCGCTGGGATGACGGAGAATCTCCATCTCTACGCCGGCCGTCCTGGCCAATGAGATGATAGTAGAACAATATTCCGGGTCTTCCTGATGTGTAACTGCTTCAGGAGTGGCAATGACCATTCGCGGTCGGCGAGACTGTGGGATGCGAGATAGTGCATCGATAGCGAGATGGTGTTGTTTTGCATCGACAATCCTTCCCGCGGATAAAATCATCGGTTCGACCGTCAGCCCCAATGGACGAAATGTCGAAGTATCCACGCCATACCGGCAGACTGAGGAAAAGCGACGTGACCGTTGGAACAATGCTTCCTTCGAATAGTATGAATTGGTAAATACGGTTCCCGCTCTCGCCAGCCCCTCTAAATCCCTCGTTTCTCTGACGCCCGACCAGATTCCGGGAGCCAATCGGCACGCCCGGTCATATAATCTCCATAACTCGGATGATTGCTTCGGCGTATCACGCTGCACGTAGCGAATACCGGTCACCTCGTGACTGTACACGACAGTCGGGAGCTTCAAGAATGTCGTCAACAGCACCGTATAACTCGGAGAACAATGATCGATATGTACGAAATCATATTGCCTCGATTCAATGTCGACGGCAATCGACCTGAGTCTCTCTTTCAGTGATCGGTCATTCAACATATCGCGGGCCAGTGTGACCCACGCATGGAGTACATACGGTCTCAGGACCGTAGTATTCTGAGCAGAGAGATGATGAAAGCATTCGCGCACGTGGGGGCCGAGCGGCCAATGAGAAAGGTTGGGCTCACCGATTCGAACGATATATTCATCAATGACATGGCCCCGCTGAGCGAGCTCCCGAACCATCTCATAGGCAGCCCGTTTGGACCCTCCGGAGTCGCCCGTATGGCACCAGGCAATCTTCCAAGGTTTACCCGCCCTGACTTCATGCGATACTCTCAAGGATAGCGGCTCTGATGCTTGTATCACCTGTATACCTGCTTGTTACTGTGGGCATGGAGACAAGACTACTTGTCTCAATCGTTCCATAGACTGCTCAATATCGAAGTGCCGCCGCATGTGAAGCATTGCAGCTTGTCCCATCCGCTTCCGTTCGCCCTCATGATCGAGCATGTATCCGATGGCACGCTCGATAGCCTCAACCGATCCAGGCTGGACGATGCGGCCATTGTCCCCGTCTATGACGACCTCTCCGGTTCCACCGACGTCAGTTACCACAGGAGGTATGCCCATCGCCATTGCTTCAAGGAGTGCGAGCGGCAAACCTTCCTTGTCGGACGTCAGCACGAACAGATCGGCTCGCTTCAAGAACGGTCTGACATCATCAACATGTCCGATGAACGAGACATGCTCCAGAAGATTCAGACGATGGGCCTGGGACAAGAGATCGTCCCGCATGGGGCCCGTGCCCAAGATGAGGCATCGCCACCCCGAATGCAGCTCTTTGAGCCGTGCCAAAGCGTCGAGCAATAGGTCGATGCGTTTAACGGAAGACAGTCTGGCTGCACATACGATAGTCCTATCGTTTCTTATGCAGCGCTCGGAGACACCTTCGCGATCGGCTTCAGGGGAATACCGTGCCAAATCGATACCATTGCGGATCGTGAGGGTCCGGTCAGCCGGATAACCATACTCCTCGACAAGCCGTCGGCGGATGGCTTCACTGACACACACGGTCAAATGGCCGAGCCTCGATTGAACTCTTCTGGCCAAGAGATATCGAGTACGCCAACCGAATAGTCTCTTGACGACTTGTACCAGTGGCGGCCCGCTCTGAGGTGGCGGGACCGGATCTGCGATCAAATGTTCAATAACGATAACCCTCTTCACTCCGGACAACCTTGCGGCCAGATAGGCCGACAAGGGATAGTGATCGAATACGCCTTTTACGAAAACAAGCACTCCATTTCTGTGCCGAAGAAACACGCGCCAAAAGGAGAGAAATTTGTTCGTCCGAATCAAGGGCAACTTCTCAATCCGTACATTGGGTCTGTCCTCTAATGCCCGAGTATAAAAATCCTCGCTGAAGCAGAGAATCACGCAGTGGATTGCATCGTCCATTCTGCGGACAAAATCGATCAAGTGCTTTTCCGCACCGCCAAATTCCGGCGTCTGCACCACAAACGTAATCCGCCTGGTTATCATATTCAAGGATAACGACACACGGTGAGCAGAAGCAGGAGGCCGTCCGTCAGATAGATTTCGGTTGCAACGCGTCAGCGTCAGTCATCGCTTTTCGCGGCGTCAGCAGGCCTATCGTCCGATCCGTGGCACGATCCCAGGAAAACCATTCGGACGAGAGCTTAAGAGCTCCGATTCTCAATCGATCGCGAAGCTTCTCATCGCCGATCAATTCTTCTAGGACTGCCGCTAATGCATTGGGATCGTTCGGTTCGCAAAGCAGCACATTCTCCTTATGGACGAATGCCTCGTCAAGCCATGGCCCTCTCGTGGCTACCATCGGCAGTCCGTGAGCCGCCATAGAGGAGAACGAGCTGTTGTTCAGTTGCACCCCTTGGACGAACGTAAAGACACCGGCATCCGCAGTCCGAAGGTAGCGCGATCCGACTTCGTCTTCGGCCTTGAACGATCCTGTCCATATGATGTTGTCTTTTAGTCCGAGTTGACCTGCAAGATCATACATGCGTTGGACATATGAGTCTTTCCCATCTGCATCCAGTCCAAATCTTCCACCGACAAAAAGGAGCTTTGCGCGCGCGTTCTTGCGTACAAGCAATTCAACAGCCCGCAAAAGCGTTTCAACGCCCTTGGCTGGATAGATATAACCCAGAAACGCGATGACAAAGTCTTCCGCATTGATCCCAAGTTTTTTCCGCTCATCATGACGATCGGTATCGGACAAGCTGCACATGAGCATATTGGGAGGCGGCGGAATCAATTGAGCCTTGCCGTCTATCGGCGTCTTTTCCTCCTGCAAATACTGGCGATGCTGCTTGCAGAGGAGAATGAGCTCATCACTGTCTCGCAACAATGTCCCGTAGCTGTACGATACGTCGTGTTTTCCCGCCAATTGCAGGACAAGCCATTTCCGAAATCCCCTCGAGAGAAGAGAGCCCCGTGAGGGATCGGATGCCAAGCATACATTCTCAAAACGTGTCACGAACGGCACGGAGGGAAACAGTCTCTTCGCTATGGTCGGGATGAATGTCACCATGGGATGAAAATTGTACATCAGCCCCAGATACATCAGAAGGATCGCATCCGGGGCGGATTGTCTCAGAAATGCAACGAGACGGCTGGTTTCACTCCACGACCAGGTGTCCATCACCGCATGGACTGTTATCCCGGAGTCTCCCGTTCCAATATTGCCGCGGGTCGTCAAAACATGGACATCAAGGTTACGATTCGCCAACTGCTTGCAGAGGAAGAATGCGTTCGTGGCCTCCCCTGCATGTAGAGGAGGGTATGCGGCTGAAATGACCAATACTTTCATTGAATATTCAGTACGGAAGGACGCCGTCGG
This window harbors:
- a CDS encoding glycosyltransferase family 4 protein, coding for MNILIVTPFFTPQTGGVATYIEDLRRFLGRRGHHVIVLRAGESDSIVNCHQVHDEHVFELYMRGIWIPEAPLKGLLASMLYFIPTMFRLARFLQKQKIQLVCLEYPLPFMWYFSILKRVMNLKLLVGLHGDDVLSLHVLSGLDQKIVRQVIRDGDQVLAHSSSLLRQAEQILGELPPNRGYLPYGVECERIRTQASKAPTADVTSLRPYVLTVAKLYDRKGIDVLLEAVRILREELQGHRFVIAGDGPEETKLKSMSRHLGVDDHVVFLGDVSSKDIPALFRHCELFVLPSRSEPFGIVLLEAMTFEKAIVATRVGGIPEFVTDGQTGVLVEPCNSVALADTIRRVLRDPELQSRLAKNGLSTVETEYDYNRLVLRYEGVFKDLLEAA
- a CDS encoding glycosyltransferase family 4 protein gives rise to the protein MKVLVISAAYPPLHAGEATNAFFLCKQLANRNLDVHVLTTRGNIGTGDSGITVHAVMDTWSWSETSRLVAFLRQSAPDAILLMYLGLMYNFHPMVTFIPTIAKRLFPSVPFVTRFENVCLASDPSRGSLLSRGFRKWLVLQLAGKHDVSYSYGTLLRDSDELILLCKQHRQYLQEEKTPIDGKAQLIPPPPNMLMCSLSDTDRHDERKKLGINAEDFVIAFLGYIYPAKGVETLLRAVELLVRKNARAKLLFVGGRFGLDADGKDSYVQRMYDLAGQLGLKDNIIWTGSFKAEDEVGSRYLRTADAGVFTFVQGVQLNNSSFSSMAAHGLPMVATRGPWLDEAFVHKENVLLCEPNDPNALAAVLEELIGDEKLRDRLRIGALKLSSEWFSWDRATDRTIGLLTPRKAMTDADALQPKSI
- a CDS encoding carbamoyltransferase, encoding MNIIGISAYYHDSAACLVRDGEIIAAAQEERFTRKKHDPGFPHRAVEYCLQAGGIRLRDVDHLVFYDKPLIKFERLLETYLGFAPKGIQSFLAAMPVWMKEKLLLKSLLVKEFLVHGDGMKKTELPPLLFSEHHESHAASAFFASPYESAVVLCMDGVGEWATTSAWRGDGNRLVPLWDIPFPHSLGLLYSAFTYYTGFKVNSGEYKVMGLAPYGEPKYVKAIYEHLIDVKPDGTFRLNMEYFNYCTGLTMTGRKFDDVFGGPPRKAESKLTQREMDLARSVQEVTEEVMLRLARTLHRETGVENLCLAGGVALNCVGNGRVLREGPFKGLWIQPAAGDAGGALGAALTVWHQLEGKPRVSDGRHDRMRGSYLGPSFTNDEIEQYLKGQDIPYIRLDDQGLATKVAQDLAEEKVVGWLQGRMEFGPRALGGRSILGDARSAKMQSIMNLKIKYRESFRPFAPSVLREKVSDYFDLHSDSPYMLIVAPVQEKRRRPMSAAQKGLWGIELLNVPRSDIPAVTHLDYSARVQTIHQETNPRYYELLKAFEAKTGYAVLVNTSFNVRGEPIVCTPEDAFRCFMRTEMDVLVLENCVLYKKDQKPLEGDTDWKKEFELD
- a CDS encoding glycosyltransferase family 4 protein, translating into MIQASEPLSLRVSHEVRAGKPWKIAWCHTGDSGGSKRAAYEMVRELAQRGHVIDEYIVRIGEPNLSHWPLGPHVRECFHHLSAQNTTVLRPYVLHAWVTLARDMLNDRSLKERLRSIAVDIESRQYDFVHIDHCSPSYTVLLTTFLKLPTVVYSHEVTGIRYVQRDTPKQSSELWRLYDRACRLAPGIWSGVRETRDLEGLARAGTVFTNSYYSKEALFQRSRRFSSVCRYGVDTSTFRPLGLTVEPMILSAGRIVDAKQHHLAIDALSRIPQSRRPRMVIATPEAVTHQEDPEYCSTIISLARTAGVEMEILRHPSEEQLVSVYNRALALVFVPIMEPFGLVALEAMACGTPVIGIKEGGVRESVVDGRTGILVDRDPAELALAIDLLVGQRDERDRQGLEASEYVKREWTWKRTIDCYESGIEKLLASGTVQKD
- a CDS encoding glycosyltransferase codes for the protein MVQTPEFGGAEKHLIDFVRRMDDAIHCVILCFSEDFYTRALEDRPNVRIEKLPLIRTNKFLSFWRVFLRHRNGVLVFVKGVFDHYPLSAYLAARLSGVKRVIVIEHLIADPVPPPQSGPPLVQVVKRLFGWRTRYLLARRVQSRLGHLTVCVSEAIRRRLVEEYGYPADRTLTIRNGIDLARYSPEADREGVSERCIRNDRTIVCAARLSSVKRIDLLLDALARLKELHSGWRCLILGTGPMRDDLLSQAHRLNLLEHVSFIGHVDDVRPFLKRADLFVLTSDKEGLPLALLEAMAMGIPPVVTDVGGTGEVVIDGDNGRIVQPGSVEAIERAIGYMLDHEGERKRMGQAAMLHMRRHFDIEQSMERLRQVVLSPCPQ